A stretch of DNA from Nitratireductor thuwali:
ATGCGGAAAAGGGCCTGGCGGGCGTCTCCTTCATTGAAAGTTCGTTCTTTCCCATTCCGCCCGACGTTCTGCTCATTCCGATGGTGCTTGCCGAGCGGGCCAAATGGCTGCGCTACGCCTTCGTCTGCACGCTTGCCTCGGTTGCCGGCGCCCTGCTCGGCTATGTCATCGGCGCATTTCTCTACGAGGCCGTGGGCCAGCCGATCCTGGCATTCTACGGCAAGGAGGATGCGTTTGAGCGGGTCGCCGAATGGTATAACCGCTGGGGCGGCTGGGGCGTGCTGTTTGCCGCCGTGACGCCTTTTCCCTACAAGGTGCTGACGATATTTTCAGGCGCGACGGGCCTCAGCCTGCCTGTGTTCATCATCGTGTCGATCATTGGCCGCGGCCTGCGCTTCTATTTCGTTGCCTGGCTGCTTTTCCATTTCGGCCCGCCGATCCGCGGCTTCATCGAAAGAAATCTCGGCCTTCTTTTCACCGCCTTCATGGTTTTGCTCATCGGCGGGTTCGTTGCAGTACGCTACGCATTCTGAGGCTTTGATGTCGATTACCGCGCCCACCGGCAAGTTCCACAAGTACATCGCCGCGCTTCTCGCCGCCGGCATGGCCGCCACCGTGGGCACCGCTCTCGCTTTCGAGCACATCGGCGGGTTCATTCCGTGCAAGCTGTGCCTGGAACAGCGCATTCCCTACTATATCGGCATCCCCCTCATGCTGCTGGCGCTGGGCTCGTCGGTTCTCAAACTGCCCGGCGTGCTCACCCGGGGCCTGCTGCTCGCCGGCGCGCTGCTGATGATCTGGGGGCTTTATCTCGGCGTCTATCATTCCGGCGCCGAATGGGGCTTCTGGCCGGGACCCACCGATTGCGGAGCGGTCGCCGGCCCTTCCACTAGCGGCAGCCTGCTGGACCAGCTCAATGCCTTCGTTCCGCCTTCATGCGACGAGGCCGCTGGTCGCTTCCTCGGCCTTTCCTTCGCCGGCTGGAATGTGGTCGCAAGCGCCATACTGGCCACGATCGCATTGCGCGGTGCGTTCAAGCGCTGACAACGCAGCCGTCACGGCTCCAGTTCGACATCCCAGTAGAGATAGTCCATCCAGCTTTCGTGCAGATAGTTCGGCGGGAAAAGGCGGCCATTGTTATGCAGGTCGTGGACCGTCGGCCGGAACGGCTTCTGCTGCGGCCACATCCTCGCCTTGGCTGGCATGGCGCCCCCCTTCTTGAGGTTGCAGGGCGAGCAGGCTGCCACCACGTTCTCCCACGACGTGATCCCGCCCAGGCGCCGCGGCACCACGTGATCGAAGGTCAGATCCTCCCGGGTTCCGCAGTACTGGCACTCGAAGCGGTCGCGCAGGAAGACGTTGAACCGCGTGAACGCAGGATAACGCGAAGGCTTCACATAGGATTTCAGGCTGACGACGCTGGGAACCCGCATCGAAAAGGACGGCGAGGAGACTGCATGCTCATACTCGGCAACGATGTTCACCCGGTCGAGGAACACGGCTTTGATCGCATCCTGCCACGACCACAGCGACAGGGGATAATAGCTGAGCGGACGATAGTCCGCATTCAACACCAGAGCGGGCATCCCGTCCGGCGAAACAGCGATCGTCACGTTCTTGAAGCTCCTTCGCTACGCAGATCGATCGATGCGGATACTGTAAGCAGGTGATGACAGGAATGTGAAGCGGTTATTAAGAATAATGACCCGGCAAAAGGGGTCATTTGGGCTGGCTTTTGCCGATTCTCAGCTCGTTTTTGGGCCCTTTCAGCTCATTCAGCCCACCGTCAGCGCCTCGCGACCCCTCATTTCCCGGTAATAAGCCCAAAAAAGACGCGCCGCCACAGAGCGCCAGGGGCGCCATGATTCGGCCTCCAGCGCGAGCCGGCTCGCGTCGGGCCGTACCTCCCAACCAAGCGCTTGCGCCACTGCTGCCTGGAGCGCCACATCGCCAGCCGGAAAGACATCGGCATGGCCTGCCGAGATGAGCAGATAGACCTGAGCCGTCCACGGCCCGACGCCGGGCAGCGCCGTCATCAGCGCGATCGCCTCCTCGGCTTGCAGCGCGCAAAGCCCTTCCAGGTCGATCGCCTCGCCGGCGACCTGCTCGGCCAAGCCCGTTATCGCCCGCTGTTTGCCCCGCGAAAGGCCGGCCTCGACAAGCGGCTCCTCACCGGCGGCGATAAGATTTTGCGCCGTCAGCGGATCGATCAGCCGGCACAGCCTGCCGAAGATGGCGTCGGCGCTCGCCCGCGATACCTGCTGCGACACGATGATGGACGCAAGGCTGGCAAAGCCCGGCGCCGTTCGCCTGAGCGGAATGTCGCCGGCGGCGCGGCGCACGGCGGCAAGGCGCCCGTCCAGCGCCACCAGGGCTTCAAGCCCGAGGGCCATATCGTCGAGGGTTTCGATGCGCTGCATGGCGATCCTTGCGTCCGGAGACCAACGATCGTAGCAATCGCCTCATGAGGTCCACAACCCGTTTCCGGCGGCTTTGATGACAGTTCCTGTCTTCCGCTTCGCGCCAAGCTCGAACGGTGCGCTTCATCTCGGCCATGCCTATTCGGCCATGCTCAACCACCGGCTGGCGCGCGAGGCGGGCGGGCGTTTTCTCCTGCGCATCGAGGACATCGACACGAGCCGGTGCTCGCCGGAGCTGGAACAGGCGATCTACCGCGATCTCGAATGGCTGGGCATCGAATGGGAACTGCCGGTGCGCCGCCAGTCGGATCATTTCGAGGACTACCGGGCAGCGCTCGACCGGCTGGAAGACGCCGGCCTTGTCTACCCCTCCTTCATGACACGCGGCGAAGTGCGTGCGTTCATCGCCGAGGCGGCGGCGGAGGGCAAGCCGTGGCCGCGCGATCCCGACGGGGCGCCGCTCTTCCCTTCCATAGACCGCGAGCGGGCACCGTCCGAGCGAAAGCGGCTCGCCGCCGAGGGCCTGCCCTTCGCTTGGCGATTGGACATGGAAAGCGCCTGCACAGCTCTCGGCCACGGCGTCGACTGGGACGAGGAAGGCGCGGGACCGTGCGGCGAGACCGGACGCGTCCGCGCCGACCCCCGCGCATGGGGCGACGTGGTCCTCGCCCGCAAGGAAACGCCCACCAGCTACCATCTGGCCGTCACCGTGGACGATGCGCTGCAGGGCATTACCCATGTCGTGCGAGGCCGCGATCTTTTCTTCGCAACCGCCGTCCACCGCCTTCTGCAGGAACTGATGGGCCTGCCCGTGCCCCGCTATTATCATCATGCGCTGATGCTGGGCGCGGATGGCCGGAAGCTGTCGAAGTCTGAGGGCGATACGGGCATCGCGGCCCTGCGTAAGGCTGGCGCGACGCCGGCGGACATTGCAAGAATG
This window harbors:
- a CDS encoding YqaA family protein; translation: MLRKLYDYTMSLASTRHAEKGLAGVSFIESSFFPIPPDVLLIPMVLAERAKWLRYAFVCTLASVAGALLGYVIGAFLYEAVGQPILAFYGKEDAFERVAEWYNRWGGWGVLFAAVTPFPYKVLTIFSGATGLSLPVFIIVSIIGRGLRFYFVAWLLFHFGPPIRGFIERNLGLLFTAFMVLLIGGFVAVRYAF
- a CDS encoding disulfide bond formation protein B yields the protein MSITAPTGKFHKYIAALLAAGMAATVGTALAFEHIGGFIPCKLCLEQRIPYYIGIPLMLLALGSSVLKLPGVLTRGLLLAGALLMIWGLYLGVYHSGAEWGFWPGPTDCGAVAGPSTSGSLLDQLNAFVPPSCDEAAGRFLGLSFAGWNVVASAILATIALRGAFKR
- a CDS encoding HNH endonuclease, with the protein product MTIAVSPDGMPALVLNADYRPLSYYPLSLWSWQDAIKAVFLDRVNIVAEYEHAVSSPSFSMRVPSVVSLKSYVKPSRYPAFTRFNVFLRDRFECQYCGTREDLTFDHVVPRRLGGITSWENVVAACSPCNLKKGGAMPAKARMWPQQKPFRPTVHDLHNNGRLFPPNYLHESWMDYLYWDVELEP
- a CDS encoding DNA-3-methyladenine glycosylase family protein, with translation MQRIETLDDMALGLEALVALDGRLAAVRRAAGDIPLRRTAPGFASLASIIVSQQVSRASADAIFGRLCRLIDPLTAQNLIAAGEEPLVEAGLSRGKQRAITGLAEQVAGEAIDLEGLCALQAEEAIALMTALPGVGPWTAQVYLLISAGHADVFPAGDVALQAAVAQALGWEVRPDASRLALEAESWRPWRSVAARLFWAYYREMRGREALTVG
- the gluQRS gene encoding tRNA glutamyl-Q(34) synthetase GluQRS; translated protein: MTVPVFRFAPSSNGALHLGHAYSAMLNHRLAREAGGRFLLRIEDIDTSRCSPELEQAIYRDLEWLGIEWELPVRRQSDHFEDYRAALDRLEDAGLVYPSFMTRGEVRAFIAEAAAEGKPWPRDPDGAPLFPSIDRERAPSERKRLAAEGLPFAWRLDMESACTALGHGVDWDEEGAGPCGETGRVRADPRAWGDVVLARKETPTSYHLAVTVDDALQGITHVVRGRDLFFATAVHRLLQELMGLPVPRYYHHALMLGADGRKLSKSEGDTGIAALRKAGATPADIARMVGLDNPL